The following are from one region of the Achromobacter xylosoxidans genome:
- a CDS encoding LysR family transcriptional regulator — MQINLSMRDIDTTLVLGRTLNFRQAAAQLHLSQSALSTQIQRIEDALGVRLFDRTTRTVRLTAAGEVFMQQAAALQAAFRDAIAAVSGIVNAEQGQVSVAALPSIAARLLPRVLMAYRQAHPLVALKVRDTLSGPAFDLVRAGEVDFALTAADPQHGDLHYVPLMSDSFLLLIPEAHPLARARGPLRWADTADAAHVSMVQPSSVRQYTEWAFLQNRIRFTPAFEAEHLTTIVAMVECGFGVAALPEIAAAAVAQNGIVQRPLIGPVAERSIGLVTARNRSLSPAAAALVQTLKEYLAQQAR; from the coding sequence ATGCAGATCAATCTTTCGATGCGCGATATCGATACCACGCTGGTGCTGGGCCGCACGCTCAACTTCCGCCAGGCGGCGGCGCAGCTGCACCTGTCGCAGTCGGCCCTGTCCACGCAGATCCAGCGTATCGAAGACGCGCTGGGCGTGCGCCTGTTCGACCGCACCACGCGCACCGTCCGCCTCACCGCCGCGGGCGAGGTCTTCATGCAGCAGGCTGCCGCCCTGCAAGCGGCCTTCCGCGACGCCATCGCCGCGGTCAGCGGCATCGTCAATGCGGAACAGGGCCAGGTATCGGTGGCGGCCTTGCCCTCGATTGCCGCCCGCCTGCTGCCGCGGGTGCTCATGGCCTATCGCCAGGCCCATCCGCTGGTCGCCCTGAAGGTGCGGGACACCTTGTCGGGCCCGGCTTTCGACCTGGTGCGCGCGGGCGAGGTCGACTTCGCCCTGACCGCGGCCGACCCGCAGCACGGGGATCTGCACTACGTGCCGCTGATGTCCGACAGTTTCCTGCTTTTGATCCCCGAAGCCCATCCGCTGGCGCGTGCCCGCGGGCCGCTGCGCTGGGCCGATACGGCGGATGCGGCGCACGTGTCCATGGTGCAGCCCAGCAGCGTGCGGCAGTACACGGAATGGGCTTTCCTGCAGAACCGGATACGCTTTACGCCTGCCTTCGAGGCCGAACATCTGACCACCATCGTCGCCATGGTCGAATGCGGATTCGGCGTCGCGGCGCTGCCCGAAATCGCTGCCGCGGCGGTGGCGCAAAATGGCATCGTGCAGCGTCCCCTGATCGGACCGGTGGCCGAGCGTTCGATCGGGCTGGTCACGGCGCGCAACCGCAGCCTGTCGCCCGCTGCGGCGGCGTTGGTGCAGACGTTGAAGGAATATCTGGCGCAGCAGGCGCGATAG